In the genome of Quercus robur chromosome 3, dhQueRobu3.1, whole genome shotgun sequence, one region contains:
- the LOC126717315 gene encoding uncharacterized protein LOC126717315 — MACATTRPTFSFHLSTSFPQTSAPKLKPHFTTTPTLFPKLSLLHKPYKLTTPHSIDISKEDTPTSSQETTTPPPQEPLEEPQENIDKRRLEEKFAVLNTGIYECRSCGHKFDEAVGDPSYPIAPGLQFEKLPEDWRCPTCGAAKSFFESKSVEIAGFAQNQQFGLGGNALTSGQKAILIYGSLLLFFVLFLSGYWLQ, encoded by the coding sequence ATGGCTTGTGCAACAACAAGACCCACCTTCTCTTTCCACCTCTCAACCTCTTTCCCCCAAACCTCAGCTCCAAAACTCAAACCCCATTTCACCACCACCCCAACTCTCTTCCCCAAACTCTCACTTCTACACAAACCATACAAACTGACTACGCCACACTCCATTGACATCTCCAAAGAAGACACCCCCACCTCAAGCCAAGAAACCACTACACCTCCTCCTCAAGAGCCTCTAGAAGAGCCTCAAGAAAATATTGACAAGCGCCGCTTAGAAGAGAAGTTTGCAGTGTTAAACACAGGTATCTATGAGTGCAGGTCTTGTGGGCACAAGTTTGATGAAGCTGTGGGAGACCCTTCATATCCCATAGCTCCAGGATTGCAATTTGAAAAGCTGCCTGAGGATTGGAGGTGCCCAACATGTGGGGCAGCTAAGAGCTTCTTTGAGAGTAAGAGTGTGGAGATTGCTGGGTTTGCACAGAACCAACAGTTTGGGCTTGGTGGGAATGCATTGACTTCTGGGCAGAAGGCTATACTTATATATGGAAGCTTGTTGCTTTTCTTTGTGCTCTTTTTGTCTGGTTACTGGCTACAATAG